A single Branchiostoma floridae strain S238N-H82 chromosome 11, Bfl_VNyyK, whole genome shotgun sequence DNA region contains:
- the LOC118425812 gene encoding uncharacterized protein LOC118425812, which produces MFSPIRTLVLAVFIVELEGARDCMDVWYNGYHEGGVFYLGQTRGRAYCEVREFSVAVESSGSGDPGFDASTSTFITVGQNTTNFAGNVMYVIYFESSSELLSTLTVGTV; this is translated from the exons ATGTTTTCACCAATCAGGACACTGGTGCTTGCAGTGTTCATTGTTGAGTTAGAAG GTGCGCGAGACTGTATGGACGTCTGGTATAACGGCTACCATGAGGGAGGAGTATTCTACCTAGGACAAACACGGGGACGAGCCTACTGCGAAGTACGAG AGTTTTCCGTCGCCGTGGAGTCCAGTGGATCTGGGGACCCCGGCTTTGACGCATCCACATCCACCTTCATCACTGTAGGGCAAAACACCACTAACTTCGCAGGTAATGTCATGTATGTAATATACTTTGAGAGCTCGAGTGAGCTATTGAGTACCCTGACTGTTGGAACTGTGTAA